A window from Gopherus flavomarginatus isolate rGopFla2 chromosome 4, rGopFla2.mat.asm, whole genome shotgun sequence encodes these proteins:
- the TNFAIP3 gene encoding tumor necrosis factor alpha-induced protein 3, which translates to MAGQQVLPQALYLSNMLKAVKIRERIPEDLVIPTNGIIHHFKTMYRYTVEMFRMCQFCPQFREILQKALIDRSTQSSLEHQRKLNWCREVRKLVPLKTNGDGNCLLHAASQYMWGVQDVDLVLRKTLFIALQEVDTRNFKLRWQLETVKSQEFVETGLHYNTRNWEEEWENLVSMTSPESTVARNGLQYNALEEIHIFVLVNILRRPIIVLADKMLRSLESGSSFAPLNVGGIYLPLHWPAEECYRYPIVLGYDRMHFTPLVTLKDSGPEIRAVPLVSSERGRFEDLKVHFLTDTEEMGKEQLLKEYLTVIEIPVQGWDHGTTHLIYAAKLDEGNLPKEINLVEDYFQLVQHEYKKWQKNNTLMTREPYTGNILELSLPQLSLVEVKCETPNCPFFMSVSTQPYCHECFEQRQQGNKPRRPSAKTVSEKSRKTGAGSSRIEFCEPGGGPSEEPVTGPHSAPPTAPSLFLYSETTAMKCRTPDCPFTLNVQHNGLCERCYNSRQLSPSNNLDNLRHINSVTCKICLQDTNRTFNGICSSCFKRTTEPSIVNPAFLPMFHQRSHSDPSQLSQSFLQHSCHAAPSNELEELPSSVMLPAPHNSEERNGSSQCRKPGCMFFGTPQNEGFCTLCFFEYKENNDSASLLHQRRSQRNSSASGQPGSSAGTFHNTISCLGRECGTLGSSMLEGYCQKCFIEAQTQRFREAIRTEQQLVGQSERTGQHRDLQVSTAGSQKRKCAMASCRNNLACRNDELCQECQRVQSGNPRGPAAEEPPKQCCRATGCDHYGNNKCSGYCNECYQFKEMYG; encoded by the exons ATGGCTGGCCAACAAGTTCTTCCCCAAGCTTTGTATCTGAGCAATATGCTGAAAGCCGTGAAGATTAGGGAGAGAATTCCTGAAGACCTTGTCATACCCACCAATGGAATAATTCATCACTTTAAAACAATGTACAGATACACAGTAGAAATGTTCAGAATGTGCCAGTTTTGTCCTCAGTTTCGGGAAATCCTTCAGAAAGCTTTAATTGACCGATCCACCCAGAGCTCACTGGAACATCAGAGGAAGCTGAACTGGTGCAGGGAAGTTAGGAAACTTGTGCCGTTAAAGACTAATG GTGATGGTAattgcctcctgcatgctgcatcCCAGTACATGTGGGGTGTTCAAGATGTTGACTTGGTCCTGAGGAAAACACTATTCATCGCTTTGCAGGAAGTGGATACCCGCAACTTTAAGCTTCGTTGGCAACTAGAGACTGTTAAATCGCAGGAGTTTGTAGAAACAGGACTCCACTATAACACCAGG AACTGGGAAGAAGAATGGGAGAACCTCGTCAGTATGACATCCCCAGAATCAACAGTGGCCCGAAACGGGCTTCAGTACAATGCATTGGAAGAAATCCATATATTTGTCCTTGTTAACATCCTCAGAAGGCCGATCATAGTTCTTGCAG ACAAAATGCTGAGAAGCTTGGAGTCCGGTTCAAGCTTTGCCCCTCTGAACGTTGGTGGAATTTACTTGCCTCTCCACTGGCCAGCTGAAGAATGCTATAGATATCCTATTGTCCTGGGCTATGACAGAATGCATTTCACACCACTGGTCACTCTGAAGGACAGCGGGCCAG AAATTCGGGCTGTCCCACTGGTCAGCAGTGAACGAGGCAGGTTTGAAGACTTGAAGGTGCACTTTCTGACAGACACTGAGGAGATGGGAAAGGAGCAGCTACTGAAAGAATACCTGACAGTGATAGAGATTCCAGTGCAAGGCTGGGACCATGGTACAACTCATTTAATTTATGCTGCAAA GTTAGATGAAGGCAACTTACCCAAAGAGATAAATCTGGTGGAAGATTACTTTCAACTGGTACAGCACGAGTACAAGAAATGGCAAAAGAACAATACGCTTATGACAAGGGAGCCGTATACCGGGAATATACTGGAACTGTCTTTACCCCAGCTGTCTCTTGTAGAGGTGAAATGTGAAACTCCCAATTGCCCCTTCTTTATGTCTGTGAGCACCCAGCCCTATTGTCATGAGTGCTTTGAGCAGAGGCAACAGGGAAATAAACCAAGGAGACCGAGCGCCAAAACAGTATCTGAAAAGTCCCGGAAGACTGGAGCAGGCTCATCTAGGATTGAGTTTTGTGAGCCTGGGGGAGGGCCATCTGAAGAGCCAGTGACAGGGCCTCATTCTGCACCTCCAACAGCTCCAAGCCTTTTTCTGTATAGTGAAACCACCGCTATGAAATGCAGGACTCCAGACTGCCCTTTTACATTAAATGTGCAACACAATGGACTCTGTGAACGCTGCTACAATTCCAGACAGCTCAGTCCCTCTAACAACTTGGACAACCTCCGACATATAAACAGTGTGACATGTAAAATCTGCCTTCAGGACACAAATAGGACCTTTAATGGCATCTGCAGCTCTTGTTTCAAAAGGACTACAGAGCCCTCAATTGTCAATCCTGCCTTCCTGCCTATGTTCCATCAGAGATCTCACTCCGACCCTTCACAGCTATCACAGAGCTTCCTCCAGCATTCCTGTCATGCAGCACCCAGCAACGagctggaggagctgccttctTCAGTaatgcttccagctcctcacaattCGGAGGAAAGGAATGGAAGTAGCCAGTGCAGAAAACCTGGCTGCATGTTTTTTGGGACTCCTCAGAATGAAGGCTTTTGCACTCTATGCTTCTTTGAGTACAAGGAAAACAACG ACAGTGCCTCACTACTTCATCAGAGAAGGTCTCAAAGGAATTCTTCTGCTTCTGGTCAGCCTGGGAGCTCTGCTGGCACATTCCACAACACTATTTCCTGCCTGGGGCGAGAATGTGGTACCTTGGGCAGCAGTATGCTTGAAGGGTATTGTCAGAAATGTTTTATTGAAGCACAGACTCAGCGATTCCGTGAAGCCATAAGGACTGAACAGCAGCTAGTGGGACAATCTGAA AGAACTGGGCAACACCGAGACTTACAGGTATCAACAGCAGGGAGCCAGAAGCGAAAGTGTGCCATGGCTTCTTGTAGGAACAACTTAGCCTGCAGAAACGATGAGCTGTGTCAGGAGTGCCAGCGAGTTCAGTCTGGGAATCCTAGAGGCCCTGCTGCAGAAGAGCCTCCAAAACAGTGCTGCCGAGCCACTGGCTGTGATCATTATGGCAATAATAAGTGCAGCGGCTACTGCAATGAATGCTACCAGTTCAAAGAGATGTATGGCTAG